GGTCGGCAGAGAGCCCATTGTATGTACCGGCTGCTGTTCGCAAGTGAGATATTGGCGTGGCTTGCGGTAGTCGCTCATATGTATTCGGCCTGTTTATCGGCTCGCGGGCCGTGGCCATTGTGGGTTACGCACGCGCCTTGATCTCATTACTAACCAGATCGGTGACGACCATTTGGGCTCTCAGATTCTGGGGGCGTAGTTTCTCCGTCCCATGCTGCTCTCCTTCGCGAACTCCGTGGGGCCTTGGCCGCTAGATCGCGGCCAAGGCCTCGTCTCTCTCAACCTGGTACTTCGATCCGTAGCGCAGAACGCTCCAGGCCGTACGGGCCAGCTTGTTGGCCAAAGCGACAGCAGCCTTGTTATGCGGCATACGGCCCACAACGCCACGCAGCCATGGGCCTAATCCTAAGGCATCCCAGCGGTGCGGGCGCATCAAGATGACATTTGCCGCCTGCACCAACAGCATCCGCAGATAGCTGTTTCCGCGTTTGCTGATCCGGCCAAGGATTGTTCGCCCGCCCGTGCTAAACTGGCGCGGCACCAACCCGACCCAAGCTGCGAAGTCTCGACCACGATCAAACACCTCGCCCTTGCCAATGGCGGAAACGATGGCCGTCGAGATAAGCGGGCCGATCCCAGGAATGGTCATGATGTTGGCGCTGTTCTCCTCCGATCGGCTGATTTCCTCGATCTCCGACGAGATTGCCTTGATCCGCTCATCAACCCACAGCCAATCTCCATAGAGACCCATCAGGATCGCGCGCATGCGTGATGAGATTTCATCGCGCCGGTTTTCGAGGATCGCCGCAAACGAGCTCTGCAACCTATGCCGCCCCGCCCGCACAGTGATGCCTTGCTCAATCAGGAACGCCCGGATCTGATTGATCGTGGCGGTCCGGCGTGCGACCAGCCTCGACCGAACACGATGCATTGCCTGCAGGTCCAACTGATCCTGGCTTTTCTCAGTAACCGTGCGGGGGTTTGGACGCATTGCTGCTTCAGCGATAGCCTCCGCATCGTTGTAATCGTTCTTTTGCCCCTTATTGAACGGCTTCACATAGATCGCCGGGATGATCCGAGGCTCAAACCCGAGCTCTCGCAGCATGCGGCTAACAAAATGCGCGCTTATGCAGGCTTCCATGCCGACAACGCAGCGTGGCAGCTTCTCAAACGTCGGCTTTATCGCCAACCGCTTGATATTCTTGCGCAGAACTCGCTCACCCGCGTGATCAAACCCGACGAGGTGGAAGGTTTCCTTGCCGATATCAACGCCAATGACTGCGATCTCTTCTGGGCTTTTGGATTTCATGACTGCTTCTCCTGATTTGCAGAAATAGGCAAAGCCTAACCTGCTAGGTGAAGCAGCCGGTACATCCCATTAGTCACTGATGCTGCGCAGCGCATCAATGTCCGCTGTTGCGACTTGCAAGCCACGTCAAGGCAGACGACCAGACCAATAGCCCTAAGAGGCCAAGGACGGCGATGGAGCTGATCAATGTTGCCCATGAACCAACCAGTATGAAGGTTTCCATGAACTCGGGGTAATCAATGAATCTGCGAGGCTTTGGCAATAAGAATACTAACATTGTTGAGAATGCGCTGCCCCCTATAAGGCCGAGATGAAGAAGCCAAAATAAAGCCTTCGTTATTTTTGGATACAGCATCGCTCCAAAACGCGTTTGCAGCCACGTTAAAACGGCGAAGACCGCCATAGCCAACCCAAGATTGAGCGAGACGTAGCCGCGGTTCACAACGTAGTATGTGTCTCGATATGCTGGTTCCGTCTCTCGGATATTGCTGAGAACGATTTGTGTGCTGACGAAGTTTGCGCCTCCGAAGGCAGCGTAGACCAGCGTGGCGACGGCAAATAGGGCGGTCGGTGACCATTGCCGTAGATGTGCCACAAGTGGTGCAAGTATCAGGCAAAATAAGAAAAATATGGATTGAACCACGGTGCGTTATGCTTTCTTTAGCCCGTTTCGGGTAATTTCAGCATTCATCCAATGCGTTTCACTCTGCACATGATCAGCACGAACATATTTGGCCATACAGGTTCCCATGTTTGTTTCGGAGAATTCTGAGGTTGTTCTGACGACAAAGCCTTCCTGTTTGCTTAGGTCTAGATCAGCCAGTACTGCGTTGACGGCTGCGTCACTGAATGACCCACGATGCAGGACCGATACCGGCTGGATTCCGAGGATGTTGAAACGCTCCACTGTGGAATCCCAAGTTTTTACTGTGCCATCAACGATCCACGCAAAGCCTAGAAAATAGGAATTCAAGTTGTCGTATGCGACTGAGTGGCGTGCAAACAAATATTCGCCCACGATCCGTTCGTTTTCGGCAAGGCTTGGCGAGATCACTGCCGCAAACGCTTTCATCCAATCGCGTGATGCATGATAGCCGCTGTCTGGGCTGCGGGCATGGCACCCACCTTGATAGATTGTGGTATTCTCGCCATCCATTTTCTCGGTGAAAACAACTTCGGTGGCGGCGGTCAGGACGGACAGATCCCGGAGGATTTTGTCGTCGCTCATGACGCCTGGGGAAGTAGGGAGGTGATACGGTCGGCCATATTTTCTCATATTCGAGTTATTGCCTCAATGAGCGAGGTAGTTGAACCTCAAACCGCAACAGCGGTCATTGAGGCAAAAGCGACGAAAGCTCGGTTTGTCTAAGATTTTTGGATGCGGGGCAGTGCGTTAGTGTTGTGTTGGGCGGTCAGGCCCGCGTTGACAAATCTGACAAGGTGGAAGCGGCGGGACGCAAGCGCCGTGCTATGGGGAAAGTACAGGCCCCAGTCCCTGATATCGGTTGGAGTTTCGCGGATTTTTCCGAGTTTGGAGGCGTAGCGTCGATGTCTTGGGTTTAGGACCGGGCCCGTTTTTCGGTCTTGCTGCGGCGGCCTGCGTTCCATCGCGACGCATTGATGGCACTGAGCCAAAGCTTGCCTTTGACCGGCATGTTGCGTGTCGGACCTGAGGAGGCGCAAAAGATGGGCGGTTCATCATGCGGCCCGCTTTCTTGGTGGCGCTCGGGTTCGGGGGATTTGGCGACGCCGGAAGGTCTCGATGATGCGCATCTGTCCGCCACAGTCGGGGCATGGCTCACGTAAAGTGAGGGGTGCCGGGGGATCATCTGCGGGCCGGTCTGGCTCGGCCGATCTGGTCGCTCCAAGAAGCGCACGGATTTGGGCGACTTTCGCTCTGCGTCTACTGCCTGCAAGGAAGCCGTAGTGGCGGAGACGATGGAACCGGTCGGGGAGCACATGCATCAGAAAGCGGCGGATGACCTCGGTTGGCAGGCGCATGACCTTCATGCGGTCACCACGCTTGATCCTGTAATCCTTCCATTTGAACGCCACGGTGTTGGCATCAGCGCTGACGAGGCGACGGTTCGAGATGGTGACGCGGTGGGTGTATCGTGACAGGTATGCCAGCACGGCCTCCGGTCCGCCGAAGGGGTGAAGGGCGGCCAGGAATTGATCCAGTGGATCAATTCAGCCCTGAACGGGCGCAGCCCCGGGGCGGCATGGACCACCCAGTCGGTTTTGCGCAGCGGCGTGAGCCATTCGGCGAGAGCACTGGCCTCTGCCAATTCGGTGAGATCACCGAAGAACCTCAGCTGTCCTGCACGGTGCAAAGCCATGAGGCCTTTGACAAGCAACCGCCGGAGTTCAAGCGTCAAGCAAATGATCCGGGGGATCATTTGTAGCGCAGAACCGCGACAGCACGCGCACATGCAAAAAGAACCCTGGTTTGCACGCGACCCACCGGGTGCCGTCCGGGGACAGGCCACCGCCTGGAACGATCATGTGGATATGCGGGTGATGGGTCAGCGCCGATCCCCGGGTGTGGAGGACGCTGGTCATGCCGATGCAAGCGCCAAGACGTTTGGGATCAGCGGCGATGGTCATCACCGTTTCCGCCGATGCCCTGAATAGCAGGCCATAGACCGCCCGTTTGTTCCAAAGCGCTATGCGTGCGATCTCGGCTGGCAGCGTGAACACCACGTGGAAATACTCGACGGGCAGCAGATCCTCAGCGCGGGCCGCCATCCAGTCGCGCGCCGCCGGTGCCTGACACTTCGGGCAATGCCCCCCTCTCGGCAGATTTGGCTTTGCCAAATCGCCTGCCGGGCAATGGTATCTTGCAGCTGTTGTAGGCGATGTGCTGGTGGTTGCACTTGGTGCAGGCCGCCACATGCCCGCCGAGCGCCTCCGTTCGGCAGGCTTCAATCGCTGACATGACCTTCAACTGCGCCAGGGTCAGATGCCCTGCATTGGCCCGCCGATACGCCGGGCCATGGATTTGAAAGATGTCAGCAACCTCCAGCTTCGGGCGCGGCAATGCCCGCGGTCGTCACTCCGACCTTCGGTCCCGCAGCTGCGCAAGCACCTCGTAGGGGCTGTCGGTGTCGCGGATCCATCGCCCGACAGGGCATTGCGCAGCGATGTCCCGAGAGGGGGCTTGGTCGCCACATGGGTGTATTGCGCCGTCGTACTCAGCTTGGCATGGCCGAGCAGAACCTGGATCACGCGCACATCCGTTCCCGCCTCCAGAAGATGCGTCGCGAAGCTGTGGCGCAAACCATGCAGCGGGCTGCGCGGCTTCTTGATCCCGGCCAGGTGCTTGGCTGCACTGAAGGCGCGATGGAGTTGCCGGGGTGAGAGCGGGTTGATCCGGGGCTTGCCTGGGAACAGCCAGCCATCGGGTCGCGCTTCTTTCCAATAATCCCGCAACAAGCCAAGCAGTCCTGGCGAGAGCATCACCTTGCGGTCCTTGCCGCCTTTGCCCCGGTCGACATGGATCGGCATCCGGTCGCTGTCGATATCGGTGACCTTGAGATTGCAGACCTCCGACGCACGCAACCCGGTGCCATAGGAAATGCTGAGTGCCGCCCGATACGTCAGCCCCGGCCCAGGCGCGACCCTGAGGATCTCGACACCTCTTCGGCGCTGAACACCACGGGTAGCTTGCGCGGCTCCGTGCGAAAATGCAGGCAGTCCTTCCTCTCAGAGCGCTTGCACGTCGTTTCAAAAAAGAACCGCAGCCCGACAAGTCGCGCGTTGTAGGTCGATGGGGTGACGTTCGTGTCGACCATGTGGAGCTGATAGGCGCGCAAGTCTTCAGGCGTCGCAGTGTCCGGCGACCGCCCAAGGAACTCGGCAAGATATCGAACCGCCCTGAGATGCGCCTTCTGCGAGCCTTCGCCCAGCCCTTTGATCCGCATATCTTCGATCATCCGCGCACGCAGCGGTGTTGTCTTGGTGTCCACCATGGGACCCTCCTGTCTGTTGATTGAGAGACCCCAATCGTCAGACAGAAAAGCCCATCTCCAAAATCCCCGTGGTCAGATCACCGCGCCGCCCTCACCACAAGCGCCCTGCCGCGCCAGCGGCTTCGTCCTCGTCCCGCGATCCGGGTTTTAGCTGGTCGAATATGCTGCGGGAGGGAACGAACGGCAGCTTCGGGGAAGCTGCGCTGCAGCGTCGGACCCTATCGCCAAGGTCGCATTTGGGCCGACCTCGGCGGCGGCATTGCCCGTCACTCAGTCTCGGTACTGCGCCGCCGTAAGTCCGGTCCCAGCCCCAAAGCGACCCGCTTCACTTCTTGTTTCGAATGGCTGGACAAAAACTTCGGACCGAGGCAGTCCATTTTAGCATGAGTGTCAACCTAAGCTATCTCGAAGACTGTGAGCGAGTTCGACCGAGTTGGTCGCCTGAAGATGGAGTAGCGTCTTCCTTTTCAGAGTTCTTTTTCACAATGAACGAGCCGCTTAGCTTTGTATGGTTGGCGATTATGGCCCTGTTTCTATGGAAAAGGAGCATGTTGTTTAGCGTGCTTCTCCCGCTGCTGTCATTGTGGCTTTGGGCTGATTGGAACTGGTTGAAATACTATTTGGATGATGACCTCTACCATGGGCAACTAGGCGGCTGCGTAGGCTCTCTTGCGGTCACAAACATTGTTCTCTTGACGGCGTTTTTGCTTGGCATACTTGCAGCGTTTTGGCGATGGCTCAGGCGAACATGAAATGTCCGCTCCGTCCGGAAGTCTCCCAGTTCGCCGTCAGTCCGATTTTCACTCGCAGCGAATGGCCGGAATGCGGGCTGCGACCGCAGAATCGTGAAGGTGGAACGAAGGTCGGCCTTGGACCGCACTTGAAAACGGCCCAAGTCTTTCGATTTCAACAGCTTCGGAGATCGCCGGTGCGTCCTCATGTTCGACGCCAAGGTATCGAACGGTACTGTCCATCTTCGTGTGGCCAAGCAAAAGCTGTACCGCACGCAGGTTTCCAGTCTTGCGGTAGATGTGCGCGACCTTGGTTCTCCGCATGGAATGCATACCAAATGATGTTGGATCGAGTCCGATGGATTTGACCCATTCACGAACAAGCCGCGCATATTGACGGGTCGAAATGTACAAGCGCTCATGAAAACGCCCCGGCCAAAGGAAATCCGAGCCGATCATCAAAGGCTCCTCCATCCATCTCAAGATTGATTTGCGTGTGCCCTCGGTGATCTCAAATCGCACTGGGCGTTGCGTCTTGCTTTGGATGATCGAAGCTCGTTCCTTGACCTGACCTGAGGCGTAGATACCCGCAACCTTCAGCTTCACTAAATCGCATCCACGAAGCTTGCTATCGATGGCTAGGTTGAACTGCGCCAGATCGCGATGGTTCTCTGCGATCTCAAGACGCACGCGGATTGCCAAACATGCTTTGGCATCAAAGGACGTTTCTGTCCGACGACGCGGCCCTTGTTCCAGGCAGGGCGACAAGCTCGAATGGCGGGTAAGTTTGCAATGGTCATGATGGATCATCCCATCCACCACGATCCACCACAGCGCCAACCAGACGTTGGCAACTCAGCTTAGCATGCCCATGTGCACGTATGGAGAAGGTCGGGTGAGTGAACCGCTCCGGGTTTTCCTGAGGCTGATTGTCAT
The window above is part of the Ruegeria pomeroyi DSS-3 genome. Proteins encoded here:
- a CDS encoding cytochrome c oxidase domain-containing protein: MVQSIFFLFCLILAPLVAHLRQWSPTALFAVATLVYAAFGGANFVSTQIVLSNIRETEPAYRDTYYVVNRGYVSLNLGLAMAVFAVLTWLQTRFGAMLYPKITKALFWLLHLGLIGGSAFSTMLVFLLPKPRRFIDYPEFMETFILVGSWATLISSIAVLGLLGLLVWSSALTWLASRNSGH
- a CDS encoding RNA ligase family protein encodes the protein MSDDKILRDLSVLTAATEVVFTEKMDGENTTIYQGGCHARSPDSGYHASRDWMKAFAAVISPSLAENERIVGEYLFARHSVAYDNLNSYFLGFAWIVDGTVKTWDSTVERFNILGIQPVSVLHRGSFSDAAVNAVLADLDLSKQEGFVVRTTSEFSETNMGTCMAKYVRADHVQSETHWMNAEITRNGLKKA
- a CDS encoding IS110-like element ISSpo1 family transposase, yielding MKSKSPEEIAVIGVDIGKETFHLVGFDHAGERVLRKNIKRLAIKPTFEKLPRCVVGMEACISAHFVSRMLRELGFEPRIIPAIYVKPFNKGQKNDYNDAEAIAEAAMRPNPRTVTEKSQDQLDLQAMHRVRSRLVARRTATINQIRAFLIEQGITVRAGRHRLQSSFAAILENRRDEISSRMRAILMGLYGDWLWVDERIKAISSEIEEISRSEENSANIMTIPGIGPLISTAIVSAIGKGEVFDRGRDFAAWVGLVPRQFSTGGRTILGRISKRGNSYLRMLLVQAANVILMRPHRWDALGLGPWLRGVVGRMPHNKAAVALANKLARTAWSVLRYGSKYQVERDEALAAI